The following coding sequences are from one Molothrus aeneus isolate 106 chromosome Z, BPBGC_Maene_1.0, whole genome shotgun sequence window:
- the ANXA1 gene encoding annexin A1: MAMVSEFLKQAWFIDNQEQECIKSSKGIRGVQTYPNFDPSADVVALDRAITVKGVDEATIIDILTKRTNAQRQQIKAAYQQAKGKSLEEALKKALKGHLEDVVVALLKTPAQFDAEELRASMKGLGTDEDTLIEILASRNNQEIREASRYYKEVLKRDLTQDIISDTSGDFQKALVALAKADRCENPHVNDELADNDARALYEAGEKRKGTDTGVFVTVLTTRSYPHLRRVFQKYTKYSKHDMNKVLDLELKGDIENCLTALVKCATSKPAFFAEKLHLAMKGSGTRHKDLIRIMVSRHEVDLNEIKGYYKSLYGISLRQAIMDELKGDYETILVALCGSDN; the protein is encoded by the exons ATGGCTATGGTATCAGAATTTCTGAAGCAGGCATGGTTCATTGACaaccaggagcaggaatgtatT AAGAGCTCAAAAGGTATCCGTGGAGTACAGACATACCCAAATTTTGATCCATCAGCTGATGTTGTTGCTTTGGACAGAGCTATTACTGTAAAAG GTGTGGATGAAGCCACAATCATTGACATCTTGACTAAGAGAACAAATGCTCAGCGACAGCAGATCAAAGCTGCCTATCAGCAGGCTAAAGGAAAG AGTCTGGAAGAGGCCTTGAAAAAAGCTCTGAAAGGCCATCTAGAAGATGTTGTTGTGGCTCTGCTGAAAACTCCAGCTCAATTTGATGCTGAAGAATTAAGAGCCTCTATGAAG GGGCTTGGAACTGATGAAGATACCTTAATTGAGATTCTGGCCTCAAGAAACAACCAAGAGATCAGAGAAGCCAGCAGATACTACAAGGAAG TGCTGAAGAGAGATCTGACACAAGACATCATCTCTGACACATCTGGAGACTTTCAAAAGGCTTTGGTTGCTCTAGCCAAG GCTGACCGATGTGAAAACCCTCACGTGAATGATGAACTTGCtgacaatgatgccagg GCCTTGTAtgaagcaggagagaaaaggaaaggaacagaTACTGGTGTGTTTGTAACTGTTCTTACTACAAGAAGCTACCCACATCTTCGAAGGG TCTTTCAGAAGTACACCAAATACAGCAAGCATGACATGAACAAGGTACTGGATTTGGAGCTGAAAGGTGATATTGAGAATTGCCTCACTGCCCTTG TAAAGTGTGCCACAAGCAAGCCAGCTTTCTTTGCAGAAAAACTCCATTTGGCAATGAAG GGTTCTGGGACCCGGCACAAAGACCTCATCAGAATCATGGTCTCGCGCCATGAGGTGGATCTGAATGAGATCAAAGGCTATTACAAGAGTCTCTATGGCATCTCCCTCCGCCAAGCCATCATG GATGAACTCAAAGGGGATTATGAAACCATCCTGGTGGCTTTATGTGGAAGTGATAACTAA